TGAATCTATAAACTGGGGGGATGAAGCTATCGAGACCGTTTCCCTTCCCAGAAGCTCCTAGTGCTGATGGTGGCAGTTTTGTTGAGGTGGATGCTGTCGGAGTAACTGTAACAACTTCCTCGTCCCGTGCGTTGGGTTCCACAGACAACTCTGCGCTGTTGTGAGTACGTGGGGCTGGATGCGTCAGGTGCGACACGCTTCTCCCCTGCAGTACAGGTGTGACACCAAGGGCTATCTTTAGCTGCCACAGTGCTTCGTTGCTGTCCCACTTCATTGGaagtgcagctgccgcattACCTGCCGTGGTGTCATAGCGCTCGCCAACGACAGCCACATTCGAGGTGGGAGTGCAAATGAGAGTACACCCCGAGTTGCTTTCCTCAAAGACGTCCTCCGATCGCGCCACAAGAGTCGGCAGTACGCCAGAATCCCTCAAGATGCGAGGCCGCATGGCACCACTACTTCACATAGATGCGAGGAAATCACGTCCCTGAGTAAAATGACCGCGCGCGTTCACCTAGATTACCAACAAAGACCTGTGAGCAGGCCGACCTGGACAGGGGACGGTCTCTGAGTTTGTATGTGCCCCTGTGTCCGCCAGGTGGTCATTCCACAACTGCAAAACGAAGTCGACAGTACAGAggggagaaaacgaaaaagagaggcacacagggTGAAGCTAAAGCAGAACATTTCAGCTTAAGAGCAGCTTTGTCGAGACGTTGTTGCAGCGCCACTCGCgcgaacaacaaaaaaaaacagatgAACGGGGCATTTTCAACGTGTCCATTCCGTCATACAATGCAAGTTCACGCCCCACTCTACCACCGGGCTcgtcgcgtggtgcaaagcGGCCGTGAGCACgtcacagcaatgcgccgacccagtcatcggagcacggccacTGCCTCAccctctgcccacccaccccgccaCACAGGCCAcctcacagccgcccccGTTGTCCGGGTcaccacctggtgcatccctcctcccggggtggctcagcttccctccaccagcgggcagcgagggcccgGTGAGCCACGCTGACGCGGTGCCCACCACATGGATGGCACACGCgtgttcgctgctgcgggtcgctccgacgcaacgccatccgcagcgatacatcgctctgacctcctcacgtcgtaggtgcttgaccctgcTGCCACCAGAGGCAGCTCGGtgttggcagggatagggggagaggggctgcCTGGTTCCCTGTCTTGAAGGTggcacagcacagcaggaAACGTGCAAAGAAGACTGCTACACCGCATGGATGGTGCAGCTACTGAGCTTCTATTGGTCTACCGCGTATCCGAATGCCAACTGCTACATCAGAGGCCAGTGGTACGCACCCGCCTCATATCCTCACAgtccagcacacgcacatacgcagtACGAGGAAGTGGCGTTAGCCGCCGAGCgtcttcgcctttttcttgATGGGACTGAAAGGCCTGTTTTTCCAGCCACCAGCGATCTATGCGCACCCGAGGTAAGCGCCCGCCGTTgtactgccaccaccaccacgagaGAGCAGCGTCCACCCCGCTTTATGGTTTCACTGCACAGGTATCATCAATGGTGCTCATTGCATCTGGAGTTCAGCGGAGGGTTCTGTTCGATATTTGGAGTCGCCGtatcacagcagcagctggcgatgtcgctgcagctcttgGTCTCGAAGACTGACAGCCTCCTGCAAGCTCAACAGCTGCTCCGACTGATGGTGGATTGTGTTCTCCTTCTTCGTGATGGCCACGAGGACGCGCTCGTTGATCTGACTTAGCTCTGcatggtggcgctgctccaaGGATTTTTTCTCCATCTCAAACTCAGACTTCAGGCGAGCCACCTCctgcacggcggtgctgtggcgctgctgtagcTCCCATACCTCTTTCACGTGCTGGGTCTCGAACTCGTGAAGCTTCTTCTGCCATTCGTTGTCCAGTATGCTCATGCGCTTCGTGTACTCGGAGCGTACCTTGTCCTCGATGGCGCTTATGTGCTGTTCCGAGAGGTTTGTCATATCTtgaatgcgctgcagctcctcggctTTGCTGCGGTTGGCCTCGAGGGCGGTGCTTAGCTGCTCCTGGACGAGGTCAAGCTCCACTTGCAGTCGCTCCTTTTCACGCGTAACTTGTATGTAGCGCTCCCGCAGCATCCCATCACTACCCCTCGCAGACTCCAAGGCGCGcaggtgctcctcctcgagccGCTGTACCACCTTGGTTACCGCTGCGTCGCGCTCCAGCTCGCACTTCTTGCGcatctccgcctcttttGCTTGTAAATAGCGCTGGTTTTCCTCCCGTGCGTCCTTCTCGCGGTTTGCGAACTCCAGCATCAGCTTCTCCTTTAGGTTCGTCATGCGTTCGTTCATCTCGCCTGTGATGCGCGCCACCTCCGTTGTCACCGCCTCGTGGAAGGAGGCCTGCTCCGTTGTCTGTGCGctctgcaggcgcagcacctccttcccAAGTCGCTCGATCTCTCGTTGCAACGTGAGCTTCTGATCCTCAAAGTGGTGCTCTAGATGCTCGCGCCTTCGCTGCTCAAGacggcgctcctcctcgagctgTCGATGAATGCGTTCGCTCTCGTCGCGGAGGCGATCTCGCACAGCCTCCTGCTCGCGGctgagcagctcctccgcctcccgcCGTAGCTTCGACTTCAACTCCTCTACGGAGGCATCTTTGGCAGCGATGATCTCGTCTCGATGGCGCAATTCATTTTCGTActcctcgcgcagccgcgctTTCTCAGCTTTGTGCCgattcagcagcagcacaataTCTGGCTCGAGGGACTGCAGCGTCGATTCCTTGATGCGTTTCGCCTCCGCCAGACGCCACTTCTCACGGTTCACCTTCTCCTGCGCAGCCCATTTGGTGCGCAAAGACGACAGGGCTGCTGCGTTTGTCGCCTCTAGTCGCCGAGTGTCCTCAGCGTGTTTCGCCGCTTCGTTGCGCAGCCTCACCGTAAGTTTGTCTACCTCGCACGTCAGTTCTTCCTTGGCCTTTGCCAGCTTCTCATTTTCCGCCTTGAAGCGCTTGCGTTCCTTCGCATGAGACGTACGTAGATCGTCTATCTCGCCCTGTACAGACtcgcgcatctcctccttgcGGTGTGCCTCCTCGGCACGCCATTGCTGGAGGCGACTGCGGAGCTCAGCATTGTCGCGGCGAAGCTGCTCATTCTCGAACTGCATGCCCTCAATACGCTTCTTGATACCGAGGTATGTATTCTGGGCAGactcggcgccgccgccggtaATCCACGACACGGGCACCGCCGATACAACAACAgatggcggcgacgctgatcgtagcggcggtgcgtgGAGGCGGGTCGGGGTTCCGTTCGGCGAGGCACCAATGGATGACGGTGCCGGCGAGCTGGCCgtgatgtgctgcagcgctgacgaCGTGAGCGGCACTGCGCTGGAGAGACTGGTAGCGAGTGTGCCGTCTCGCATGTTTTGCACCTCGCACCGCGTCTCGGCAGCACTGTCAAGGTAGGAAAGGATATTGGCCACCTTCGCCTCGTTCATCTCGCGGAGgtcggagcagcagctgctgccggcgtcCCCAGTAACGTGCCTTAGCTGCGAAGCGGTGTAGTGCATCTTGCccagagcagcacagcagcacagcagcacgagcgtTAACCAAAGGAAATtaggagagaggcgccccagtggaagagagagagggaccGGACTTGCTTGGTAGAGAGAAGGCCCCAGGAGACAGCAGCACTCGTCGTTGCTTGCGTCTCTCTTGCACCACCTTCCTGTCTCTGCCGAGACAAGACTCGGtcacgcacaaacgcacgaaagaagagaaggattCGGGCGGCGATATGGCCCAACGGAGCGCAGCGCCTTAGCACAACGACGAAAAAAGCCGCcgttgaggaggaggaagagcgtgtatgggcgtgtgtgcacgcgtggGGCTACTTctatatatgtgtgtgtatgtgtgtaaATCTACTGTATGAGGCCAAAAGCGTGAAGGCATCTACTttgtccccctctcttcctccttatgaccctcctcgccttccctcccctcgaGAGTGCCGACAGGAAGTAGCCGTTGAGCGTGggtatatatatgtgtgtgtgcgtgtgtgtgtgtgcgccggTTTGTCTGCACGcacccttctttccctctcagTGGATCAGGGCGATGGACTTCACTGTCGCTGGTGATGTTGCTATCGCCGCTGTTTTGTGCGAGTGTACAtacagaagaagagaagcgatACGTACGTATGTGCCTGTCTgtcgcgctctctctctctctgaaaacgagagagcgacaaGTGCAACTTTatggcaacagcggcacacaACAGACTAAAaatgtggagagagagagaggagagctgcCAGTGGCAGCAAAGGATGGGCAGTGCAGTGCAGTAGGAAGAGGGCTGTGGTGTATTCAGCACTACGGTGGTGAAGCGCATGAGTATAAGGAGGCAGAAGCATGTAACAAGAAGACGGCGCAGGTGAAGCAGGATGTGTGGAAGAGGTTGACTGTGCGTATGCCCCCTTCAGACTAGACCCTCCTCATttagcgccaccgccgtcaccatGATTCACTAATgaggcctcctcctctcgcgaggaaagggggtgaTGGAACACCAGTAAAAACGAGCAGAACAGTTCTGTCGATTTGTATCCCATCTCGTTGTTGCTCTCACtgcgtgcctctctgtgcatgtgtgcgtgtagaaGAGTTGTGCAACGCAGTGGCCGataatgtgtgtgtgtgtgtgtgtgcgtatccACCAGCATAGGTCTTCGGCTTGGCACCACGCTCATCGAAACGAGGTTCCACCTCTTGGAAGCTCTGCTATGTTgcagagcagccgcagcgttGGTCGACCATGTGGGCAGTTCCACGGCTGATCCAGCTCTCCTAGTCGCTCGAGAATGAGTTTCATCCGCTTCATCGTGAGCGGGGTGCCAAtcatgatgctgctgcggcacgccTTCGTGGCCATGGAGTGCCATACCGCACGCAGCGGCTTCGTGATGGTGCCGTACTGTACAATTTGTTGAACCAGCTCCATCACATCTGACGCGCTCACCACATCGTATGGCAGCACCGGTAGCGAGTACACCATCAGCTTCGTGTCGTCGCTTCCCCGGTTCACCTTGAAGCCGTGGTGTTGGAGTGCCAGCTTGTGCTCCATGGCGAGGTCCACCTCGTGAGTACTCATGGCCACAGACACTGGGAGCACCAAGGGCTGGGGTGTTGCCTCATACGCGCGTACGAGTCGCTCGTAGTTATACTTCTCGTCCGATGCGTGCTGGTCGACGACAAACACGTCGCCGTTGGGGAGCGTGGCAAGAATGAAGCCGTGGTTGAACTGCCCAATCACCCGCATCTCCTTGAAGGAGTTCTTGTTAAAGTAGTAATTCAGGTCATCCTCCGTCTGCGCACCAAGAGTGCGAGAAGAGGCGCGGTCGTGCTTTTTCGTCGACGCAGGCACTGCCACCGCGTCGGGTGGATCCGCGGAAAAGGGCTCCTGAACGAGCTCGCCGAAAGTCGGACACGTGCAGTGATAGCAGCTGCCCCCGCCACGCAGCTGATTTCCCTCGTCAGAGAGCCGTGTTATCTCGACCTCCACAGAGTCGGAGTGCGTGCCTTCCTGGCTGTTAGCCAAGTCGTGACTGCAACAGAAGTTTTCACGACCATCTATCTCTGCGGTTGGCTTAAGTGAGGGCGGGCCAGTGTCCTCTCCTGTATCTTCGACCACGCTGCGACATCTTTCGTCGCTGTCCTCGTCGTTTCCGTTGCCATCGCTAATGCtggatgacgaggagggcagcagccgtggcgtgGATTCCGTCCGCTCGCCATCCTCGTCCGTGCCGGACCCATAATTGTTGGCTGCGTCATCGTCGTACAGGAAGCTGCCGAGCTTTGGGAGATCcatcgtggaggaggagctagCCGTGGAGCTGAGGTACGACCCTCTCCCCTTGGCGTCcactgcgccagcggcgacgctgtcACTCGCATCCGTCTCCTCCATCCTCGCTCGTTTGAACGTGAACTGCGTAAACGACGTTGCTGAAACCGGTGTGCGGGTCAGCTTTGTCAGCTGTGCGGCACGCACATCAGCGGTGCGAGCCTGCGCGATACGTTGTCCACGATCCAGCTCGACCTCCTGCAAGGCTGACCCGAACTCTTGCAGCGCACGCCGATACACCTCGTCTGCCAGGCGGTCCTCTTGGACGAGCAACACCTTGCGCTTGTTGGGGGTAAGGTTTACGTCGTACTGAAGTGAGGCGTTCGTCTTTACCtggaggaagaaggcaaCGTGCAGCCGCTGGGAAGTGTTCGGGAGGCATTGGGTGAAGGCGTCGTTGAGCGCCTTGCCCAAACGCGGCAAGTCGACGAGTCGTCCGTCAAGGGC
This DNA window, taken from Leishmania panamensis strain MHOM/PA/94/PSC-1 chromosome 34 sequence, encodes the following:
- a CDS encoding hypothetical protein (TriTrypDB/GeneDB-style sysID: LpmP.34.1500), whose protein sequence is MNEAKVANILSYLDSAAETRCEVQNMRDGTLATSLSSAVPLTSSALQHITASSPAPSSIGASPNGTPTRLHAPPLRSASPPSVVVSAVPVSWITGGGAESAQNTYLGIKKRIEGMQFENEQLRRDNAELRSRLQQWRAEEAHRKEEMRESVQGEIDDLRTSHAKERKRFKAENEKLAKAKEELTCEVDKLTVRLRNEAAKHAEDTRRLEATNAAALSSLRTKWAAQEKVNREKWRLAEAKRIKESTLQSLEPDIVLLLNRHKAEKARLREEYENELRHRDEIIAAKDASVEELKSKLRREAEELLSREQEAVRDRLRDESERIHRQLEEERRLEQRRREHLEHHFEDQKLTLQREIERLGKEVLRLQSAQTTEQASFHEAVTTEVARITGEMNERMTNLKEKLMLEFANREKDAREENQRYLQAKEAEMRKKCELERDAAVTKVVQRLEEEHLRALESARGSDGMLRERYIQVTREKERLQVELDLVQEQLSTALEANRSKAEELQRIQDMTNLSEQHISAIEDKVRSEYTKRMSILDNEWQKKLHEFETQHVKEVWELQQRHSTAVQEVARLKSEFEMEKKSLEQRHHAELSQINERVLVAITKKENTIHHQSEQLLSLQEAVSLRDQELQRHRQLLL
- a CDS encoding mismatch repair protein PMS1, putative (TriTrypDB/GeneDB-style sysID: LpmP.34.1510) codes for the protein MIARLDGACARKIAAGQVITDLTSVVKELTENALDAKAATVTIRLLNYGLDEIVVDDDGTGLSMGRLVDTETNKLRDGASTPLLSSRATTKQRWDDLDSYTNASAKGEVDDHLTSQVESARVAGGEGDSFDPSLGFRGEALHSLAHMGTVTIETRSADTGAMTVRLSYDHALHTSRLEAVRLRDVLGTTVTVRHLFKHLPVRHREYVKNCRKQLSKATSTMKQYAVSHPHIRLVMQHQETPTSGVITLVSLTGSGDATRSATEAYGGLCVSHMQRVNWSLSFGTLSGLVSKVNSGGRLSSDNQVFALDGRLVDLPRLGKALNDAFTQCLPNTSQRLHVAFFLQVKTNASLQYDVNLTPNKRKVLLVQEDRLADEVYRRALQEFGSALQEVELDRGQRIAQARTADVRAAQLTKLTRTPVSATSFTQFTFKRARMEETDASDSVAAGAVDAKGRGSYLSSTASSSSTMDLPKLGSFLYDDDAANNYGSGTDEDGERTESTPRLLPSSSSSISDGNGNDEDSDERCRSVVEDTGEDTGPPSLKPTAEIDGRENFCCSHDLANSQEGTHSDSVEVEITRLSDEGNQLRGGGSCYHCTCPTFGELVQEPFSADPPDAVAVPASTKKHDRASSRTLGAQTEDDLNYYFNKNSFKEMRVIGQFNHGFILATLPNGDVFVVDQHASDEKYNYERLVRAYEATPQPLVLPVSVAMSTHEVDLAMEHKLALQHHGFKVNRGSDDTKLMVYSLPVLPYDVVSASDVMELVQQIVQYGTITKPLRAVWHSMATKACRSSIMIGTPLTMKRMKLILERLGELDQPWNCPHGRPTLRLLCNIAELPRGGTSFR